A DNA window from Micromonospora sp. NBC_01739 contains the following coding sequences:
- the thiE gene encoding thiamine phosphate synthase, with the protein MPSLGRLHLITDTRPGRDALAVLAAVLPVAHPELVVQVRAEDAVTDREAYELTCRVLARCRPYGVTCLVNDRLHVALAAGAAGGHVGAEDLPVAAARQVLGPQAVLGATAREPVSAAEAVAAGASYLGVGPCHATTTKDGLPPAIGVAGVRAVVEAVAVPVIAIGGVTAADVPGLRAAGVYGVAVVGALSAAADPAHAAADLVRALTC; encoded by the coding sequence GTCCCTCGGACGACTGCATCTGATCACCGACACCCGACCGGGGCGGGATGCGCTGGCCGTGCTCGCGGCCGTCCTGCCGGTGGCCCACCCCGAGCTGGTGGTCCAGGTCCGGGCCGAGGACGCCGTCACCGACCGGGAGGCGTACGAGCTGACCTGCCGGGTGCTCGCCCGCTGCCGGCCGTACGGCGTCACCTGCCTGGTCAACGACCGCCTGCATGTGGCGTTGGCGGCGGGGGCCGCCGGCGGTCATGTCGGCGCGGAGGACCTGCCGGTGGCGGCGGCCCGGCAGGTGCTCGGCCCGCAGGCGGTGCTGGGCGCCACCGCCCGGGAGCCGGTTTCCGCCGCCGAGGCGGTCGCCGCCGGAGCCAGCTATCTGGGCGTGGGCCCCTGCCACGCCACGACCACGAAGGACGGCCTGCCCCCGGCGATCGGGGTGGCCGGCGTCCGGGCGGTGGTCGAGGCGGTCGCCGTGCCGGTGATCGCCATCGGGGGAGTGACGGCGGCGGACGTACCCGGGTTACGGGCCGCCGGCGTGTACGGGGTGGCGGTGGTCGGCGCGCTCTCCGCAGCCGCCGATCCCGCCCACGCCGCAGCCGACCTGGTCAGGGCGCTGACGTGTTAA
- the thiO gene encoding glycine oxidase ThiO, which yields MLSRGPSYTGDVKRGPFLAPQVAVVGAGPIGLAIAWRCAARGLRVVVHDPAPGSGASQVAAGMLAPVAEAYFGEHELTGLLTESARRWPAFAAELTEASGLDIGYRTEGTLMVGLTADDLAEARRLWAYQQGLGLPVTPLRPSQLREHEPALAPRVRGGALAATDHQVDPRRLVPALRLAAERAGAVLVTEPVGRLSEVSAEVTVVAAGCGTAALTGLPVRPVKGQVLRLRTPDGGPPGFRHVIRGYADGEHVYLVPRECGEVVVGATVEERSDLAVSAGAVLRLLRAAIDLLPELAEYDLVETIAGLRPGTPDNAPILGPLPDRPQVLAATGHHRHGIVLTPVTADLITGLITGAEADESMLSPFRADRFRPDSKEDDRWS from the coding sequence GTGTTAAGCAGGGGCCCTTCCTATACCGGAGACGTTAAGCGGGGGCCCTTCCTTGCACCGCAGGTGGCGGTGGTGGGGGCGGGGCCGATCGGGTTGGCGATCGCCTGGCGGTGCGCGGCCCGGGGACTGCGGGTAGTGGTGCACGATCCGGCTCCGGGGTCGGGAGCCTCCCAGGTGGCCGCCGGGATGCTGGCGCCGGTGGCGGAGGCGTACTTCGGTGAACACGAACTGACCGGGCTGCTCACCGAGTCCGCTCGACGCTGGCCGGCCTTCGCCGCCGAGCTGACCGAGGCCAGCGGCCTGGACATCGGGTACCGGACCGAGGGCACCCTGATGGTCGGGCTGACCGCCGACGACCTGGCCGAGGCGCGGCGGCTGTGGGCGTACCAGCAGGGTCTGGGTCTGCCGGTGACCCCGCTGCGGCCCTCCCAGTTGCGCGAGCATGAACCGGCGCTGGCCCCCCGGGTTCGCGGGGGTGCCCTCGCCGCCACCGATCACCAGGTCGATCCGCGTCGGCTGGTACCGGCGCTGCGGCTGGCCGCCGAGCGGGCCGGCGCGGTGCTGGTCACCGAGCCGGTGGGGCGACTGTCCGAGGTGTCCGCCGAGGTGACCGTGGTCGCCGCCGGCTGCGGCACCGCCGCCCTGACCGGGCTGCCGGTCCGCCCGGTGAAGGGCCAGGTGCTGCGGCTGCGTACCCCAGACGGCGGCCCGCCGGGCTTCCGGCACGTCATCCGGGGGTACGCCGACGGCGAGCACGTCTACCTGGTCCCGCGCGAGTGCGGTGAGGTCGTGGTCGGTGCCACCGTCGAGGAACGCTCCGACCTGGCGGTCTCCGCCGGTGCGGTGCTGCGGCTGCTGCGGGCCGCAATCGACCTGCTGCCCGAACTGGCCGAGTACGACCTGGTGGAGACGATCGCCGGGCTGCGCCCCGGCACCCCGGACAACGCCCCGATCCTGGGGCCGCTGCCCGACCGCCCGCAGGTGCTGGCGGCCACCGGTCACCACCGGCACGGAATCGTGCTGACCCCGGTCACCGCGGACCTGATCACCGGCCTGATCACCGGGGCGGAAGCGGACGAGTCGATGCTCAGTCCCTTCCGGGCCGACCGGTTCCGTCCGGACAGCAAGGAGGACGACAGATGGAGTTGA
- the thiS gene encoding sulfur carrier protein ThiS has translation MELTVNGVGQVVPDGATVAELVRQVTPQHRGVAVAVNGEVVPRTGWPATVLHGGDRVEVLSAAQGG, from the coding sequence ATGGAGTTGACGGTCAACGGAGTCGGGCAGGTGGTGCCCGACGGCGCCACGGTCGCTGAACTGGTACGACAGGTCACGCCGCAGCACCGGGGGGTGGCCGTGGCGGTCAACGGCGAGGTGGTGCCGCGTACCGGATGGCCGGCGACCGTGCTGCACGGCGGCGACCGGGTAGAGGTGCTCAGCGCCGCCCAGGGCGGGTGA
- a CDS encoding thiazole synthase: MDGFEIGGTRFGSRLILGTGGAANLHVLEQAIRASGTELVTLALRRVDTVPGGSGGLLDLLERCGVRLLPNTAGCYTAREAVKVAHLARDAFDTDWVKLEVIGDERTLLPDGVELLRAAEELVADGFTVLPYTSDDPILARRLADVGCAAVMPAGSPIGSGLGVSNPHHIRLIRQSIEVPVILDAGIGTASDAALAMELGCDAVLLASAVTRAADPVAMATAMRHAITAGRLAAGAGRIPRRFHALASTPDEGRPEL, from the coding sequence ATGGACGGCTTCGAGATCGGCGGTACCCGGTTCGGGTCCCGGCTGATCCTGGGTACCGGCGGAGCGGCCAACCTGCACGTGCTCGAACAGGCGATCCGGGCCTCCGGCACCGAGCTGGTCACCCTGGCCCTGCGCCGGGTGGACACCGTCCCCGGCGGCTCCGGAGGTCTGCTGGACCTGCTGGAGCGGTGCGGGGTGCGACTGCTGCCGAACACGGCCGGCTGCTACACCGCCCGGGAAGCCGTGAAGGTGGCGCACCTGGCCCGGGACGCCTTCGACACCGACTGGGTCAAACTGGAGGTGATCGGCGACGAGCGGACCCTGCTGCCCGACGGGGTGGAACTGCTGCGCGCCGCCGAGGAACTCGTCGCCGACGGATTCACCGTGCTGCCGTACACCTCGGATGATCCGATCCTGGCTCGTCGGCTGGCCGACGTCGGTTGCGCGGCGGTGATGCCGGCGGGCTCGCCGATCGGGTCCGGGCTGGGGGTGTCCAACCCCCACCACATCCGGCTGATCCGGCAGAGCATCGAGGTGCCGGTGATCCTGGACGCCGGGATCGGTACCGCCTCGGACGCGGCGTTGGCCATGGAGCTGGGCTGCGACGCGGTGTTGCTGGCCAGCGCGGTGACCCGGGCCGCGGACCCGGTGGCGATGGCCACCGCGATGCGCCACGCGATCACCGCCGGTCGCCTGGCCGCCGGTGCCGGCCGCATCCCCCGCCGCTTCCACGCCCTGGCCAGCACCCCCGACGAAGGCCGCCCCGAGCTATGA
- a CDS encoding thiamine phosphate synthase, whose product MSGPRTVSGVVVLTDRRVTRRPLAEVVAAAVAGGVRWVLLREKDLPRAERFALAADLRPIVAEAGGTLIVAGPDPLLPTEPAAGGVVGAEPVVAVHLSASDPGPPMGADLVGRSCHDEAELRRLRTEDYVTLSPVYPTRTKPGYGPALGPAGLAGLIRLSPVPVLALGGIETPAQVRACRQAGAVGVAVLGAIMRSPDPQQTAAELTSAFQAASTSNVEEDR is encoded by the coding sequence TTGTCCGGGCCCCGGACCGTCTCCGGCGTGGTGGTGCTGACGGACCGGCGGGTTACCCGGCGGCCGTTGGCGGAGGTGGTGGCGGCGGCCGTGGCCGGGGGCGTGCGTTGGGTGCTGCTGCGCGAGAAGGACCTGCCCCGCGCCGAACGGTTCGCCCTCGCCGCCGACCTGCGGCCGATCGTGGCCGAGGCCGGCGGCACCCTCATCGTCGCCGGCCCCGACCCCCTGCTGCCCACCGAGCCCGCCGCCGGCGGGGTCGTGGGGGCGGAGCCTGTGGTGGCGGTGCACCTGTCGGCGAGTGACCCCGGTCCGCCTATGGGGGCCGACCTGGTCGGTCGGTCCTGTCACGACGAGGCGGAACTGCGTCGGCTGCGCACCGAGGACTACGTCACCCTCTCGCCGGTCTATCCGACCAGGACCAAACCCGGCTACGGGCCGGCGTTGGGGCCGGCGGGACTGGCCGGGTTGATCCGGCTGAGCCCGGTGCCGGTGCTGGCGCTCGGCGGCATCGAGACACCGGCCCAGGTACGCGCCTGTAGGCAGGCCGGCGCCGTCGGCGTCGCCGTCCTCGGCGCGATCATGCGTTCCCCTGACCCGCAGCAGACCGCTGCCGAACTGACCAGCGCCTTCCAGGCAGCTTCGACCAGCAATGTTGAGGAAGACAGATGA
- the thiD gene encoding bifunctional hydroxymethylpyrimidine kinase/phosphomethylpyrimidine kinase translates to MTPTTVLTVAGSDSGGGAGIQADLKVFAALGAYGTSVLTAVTAQNTRGVDAVLPLPPQTVTEQLDSVLSDFAVRAVKTGMLGTPAVAGAIADAAAAGRLPQLVVDPVLVATSGHRLGVVAAVERLLPYARVATPNSAEAAALTGAAVTDLAEMTTAARALAAGGPEWVIVTGGDVDTGGEALDVLHGPEGTTVLRAPRVPTRHSHGTGCSFSAATAVRLAMGDPVAVAVAKAKKYVSRALAGARNWELGAGRGPLDHFGWSA, encoded by the coding sequence ATGACCCCTACCACCGTGCTCACCGTGGCCGGCTCGGACTCCGGCGGCGGCGCCGGCATCCAGGCCGACCTGAAGGTCTTCGCCGCCCTCGGCGCCTACGGCACGAGTGTGCTCACCGCGGTCACCGCGCAGAACACCCGAGGTGTGGACGCCGTCCTGCCGCTGCCCCCGCAGACGGTCACCGAACAGTTGGACAGCGTGCTGTCCGACTTCGCGGTGCGGGCGGTCAAGACCGGGATGCTGGGTACGCCGGCGGTGGCGGGTGCGATCGCCGACGCGGCGGCGGCCGGGCGACTGCCGCAGCTCGTCGTCGATCCGGTGCTGGTGGCCACCAGCGGACACCGCCTCGGGGTGGTGGCGGCGGTCGAGCGGCTGTTGCCGTACGCCCGGGTGGCGACCCCGAACAGCGCGGAGGCCGCGGCTCTCACCGGGGCTGCCGTGACGGATCTGGCGGAGATGACGACGGCCGCCCGGGCCCTGGCCGCCGGGGGCCCGGAGTGGGTGATCGTGACCGGCGGTGATGTGGACACCGGCGGCGAGGCCCTGGATGTGCTGCACGGCCCGGAGGGCACGACCGTGCTGCGGGCCCCCCGGGTGCCGACCCGGCACAGCCACGGGACCGGGTGTTCGTTCTCGGCGGCGACCGCGGTGCGGTTGGCCATGGGCGATCCGGTGGCGGTGGCGGTGGCGAAGGCCAAGAAGTACGTGAGCCGGGCGCTGGCCGGCGCGCGGAACTGGGAGTTGGGTGCGGGACGCGGTCCGTTGGACCACTTTGGCTGGTCCGCCTGA
- the thiC gene encoding phosphomethylpyrimidine synthase ThiC: MQVRRKVYVEGSRPEIRVPFAEVELTGDNPPVRLYDTSGPGSDPQVGLSPLRGPWIAERGDVAPVRGPGTPLAGADGKRPTQLGYARAGVVTPEMEFVAIREGMSPEFVREEIASGRAVLPLNVNHPECEPAIIGKAFLVKVNANIGTSAVSSSVAEEVEKLTWATRWGADTVMDLSTGKRIHETREAIVRNSPVPIGTVPIYQALEKVGGDPVKLSWEVFRETVIEQAEQGVDYMTVHAGVLLPYVPLAVDRVTGIVSRGGSIMAAWCLAHHEENFLYTNFRELCEILARYDVTFSLGDGLRPGSIADANDEAQFAELRILGELTKIAWGYDVQVMIEGPGHVPMHKIKENVDLQQEWCHEAPFYTLGPLTTDIAPAYDHITSAIGAAMIGMFGTAMLCYVTPKEHLGLPDRDDVKAGVIAYKIAAHAADLAKGHPGAQAWDDALSKARFEFRWEDQFNLSLDPETARSYHDATLPAEPAKTAHFCSMCGPKFCSMKITQDLKEYAARGMKDKSDEFLAAGGRVYLPLA; encoded by the coding sequence ATGCAGGTACGGCGCAAGGTGTACGTCGAGGGCTCGCGGCCGGAGATCCGGGTGCCGTTCGCGGAGGTGGAGCTGACCGGGGACAACCCACCCGTACGGCTCTACGACACCTCCGGTCCGGGCTCCGACCCGCAGGTGGGGCTGTCCCCGCTGCGTGGGCCGTGGATCGCCGAGCGGGGGGATGTGGCCCCGGTACGCGGTCCGGGCACCCCCCTGGCGGGGGCGGACGGCAAACGGCCGACCCAGCTAGGGTACGCCCGGGCCGGGGTGGTCACCCCGGAGATGGAGTTCGTGGCGATCCGGGAGGGCATGTCACCGGAGTTCGTCCGGGAGGAGATCGCGTCCGGGCGGGCGGTGCTGCCGCTGAACGTCAACCACCCGGAGTGCGAGCCGGCCATCATCGGCAAGGCCTTCCTGGTCAAGGTGAACGCCAACATCGGCACCTCGGCGGTCAGCTCCTCCGTGGCCGAGGAGGTGGAGAAGCTGACCTGGGCTACCCGGTGGGGCGCGGACACCGTGATGGACCTGTCCACCGGCAAGCGGATCCACGAGACCCGGGAGGCGATCGTGCGCAACTCGCCGGTGCCGATCGGCACGGTGCCGATCTACCAGGCGCTGGAAAAGGTCGGCGGTGACCCGGTCAAGTTGAGCTGGGAGGTCTTCCGGGAGACCGTGATCGAACAGGCCGAGCAGGGCGTGGACTACATGACCGTGCACGCCGGGGTGCTGCTGCCGTACGTGCCGTTGGCGGTGGACCGGGTGACCGGCATCGTGTCCCGGGGCGGGTCGATCATGGCGGCCTGGTGCCTGGCGCACCACGAGGAGAACTTCCTCTACACCAACTTCCGGGAACTGTGCGAGATCCTGGCCCGCTACGACGTGACCTTCTCCCTCGGCGACGGGCTGCGGCCGGGTTCGATCGCGGACGCCAACGACGAGGCCCAGTTCGCCGAGCTGCGTATCCTGGGCGAGCTGACGAAGATCGCCTGGGGGTACGACGTACAGGTGATGATCGAGGGTCCGGGTCACGTGCCGATGCACAAGATCAAGGAGAACGTGGACCTCCAGCAGGAGTGGTGCCACGAGGCACCCTTCTACACCCTGGGCCCGCTGACCACGGACATCGCACCCGCGTACGACCACATCACCTCGGCCATCGGGGCGGCGATGATCGGCATGTTCGGCACCGCGATGCTCTGCTACGTGACCCCGAAGGAGCACCTGGGCCTGCCGGACCGGGACGACGTCAAGGCGGGCGTGATCGCGTACAAGATCGCGGCCCACGCGGCCGACCTGGCCAAGGGGCACCCGGGCGCTCAGGCCTGGGACGACGCCCTGTCCAAGGCGCGGTTCGAGTTCCGCTGGGAAGACCAGTTCAACCTGTCCCTGGACCCGGAGACCGCACGGTCGTACCACGATGCGACGCTGCCGGCCGAACCGGCGAAGACGGCCCACTTCTGCTCGATGTGCGGGCCGAAGTTCTGCTCCATGAAGATCACCCAGGACCTCAAGGAGTACGCCGCCCGGGGCATGAAGGACAAGTCCGACGAGTTCCTGGCCGCCGGCGGGCGGGTCTACCTGCCGCTGGCCTGA
- a CDS encoding cupin: MIDNNPVAPATDQDLVLGPVGQEIVYENDRVRVWHIRLEPGEQQPLHRHDHPYLVVAVEGAKNLIQTVDGVRIDADEPTGGVVYRDPGAVHMLTNVGDTTYLARLIELK, encoded by the coding sequence ATGATCGACAACAACCCCGTGGCCCCGGCGACCGACCAGGACCTGGTCCTCGGCCCGGTGGGCCAGGAGATCGTCTACGAGAACGACCGGGTACGGGTCTGGCACATCCGGCTGGAGCCGGGCGAGCAGCAGCCGCTGCACCGCCACGACCACCCCTACCTGGTGGTGGCCGTTGAGGGTGCGAAGAATCTGATCCAGACCGTCGACGGCGTCCGGATCGACGCGGACGAGCCGACCGGTGGGGTGGTCTACCGCGACCCCGGGGCGGTGCACATGCTCACCAATGTCGGCGACACGACATACCTGGCTCGACTGATCGAACTCAAGTAG
- a CDS encoding LLM class F420-dependent oxidoreductase, which translates to MRVTVFTEPHRGASYDDQLRFARLAEEGGFEGFLRADHYQAMGDEPALPGPTDAWLTLAALARETSRIRLGTLVTSATFRLPGPLAVMVAQVDQMSGGRVELGIGAGWYAREHTSYGIPFPSVGERFDRFAEQLEVISGLWATRSGETFSYTGKHYQLTEAPALPKPVQTPGPPIIVGGRGPRRTPELAARYADEFNVPFTSLEQTAAAYERVRQACDQIGRADRGRAPLVYSAGIVVAVGRTDSEAARRAAPLHVKSALPPEDPVVGSPQQLVDRIGEFAAIGTERVHLRLIDLSDLDHLELIASEVLPHLEKTR; encoded by the coding sequence GTGCGCGTCACCGTCTTCACCGAACCGCACCGGGGCGCCAGCTACGACGACCAGCTCCGCTTCGCCCGGCTCGCCGAGGAGGGCGGGTTCGAGGGCTTCCTCCGCGCCGACCACTACCAGGCGATGGGGGACGAGCCGGCCCTGCCCGGCCCGACCGACGCCTGGCTGACCCTGGCCGCCCTGGCCCGGGAGACCAGCCGGATCCGGCTCGGCACCCTGGTCACCTCGGCCACCTTCCGGCTACCCGGGCCACTGGCCGTGATGGTGGCCCAGGTGGACCAGATGAGCGGCGGCCGGGTCGAGCTGGGCATCGGGGCCGGGTGGTACGCCCGCGAGCACACCTCGTACGGCATCCCGTTCCCCTCGGTCGGGGAACGCTTCGACCGGTTCGCCGAGCAGTTGGAAGTGATCAGCGGACTGTGGGCCACGCGATCGGGCGAGACCTTCAGCTACACCGGGAAGCACTACCAGCTCACCGAGGCCCCGGCGCTGCCGAAGCCGGTGCAGACCCCCGGCCCGCCGATCATCGTGGGCGGGCGGGGTCCCCGGCGTACCCCGGAACTGGCCGCCCGGTACGCCGACGAGTTCAACGTTCCGTTCACCAGCCTGGAGCAGACCGCGGCGGCGTACGAGCGAGTCCGGCAGGCCTGCGACCAGATCGGCCGCGCCGACCGCGGACGAGCCCCGCTGGTGTACTCGGCCGGCATCGTGGTGGCAGTCGGGCGTACCGACTCCGAGGCCGCACGGCGGGCGGCGCCGCTGCACGTCAAGAGCGCCCTGCCGCCCGAGGATCCGGTGGTCGGCTCGCCGCAGCAACTGGTCGACCGGATCGGCGAGTTCGCCGCGATCGGCACCGAGCGGGTGCACCTGCGTCTGATCGACCTGTCTGACCTCGACCACCTGGAGCTCATCGCCAGCGAGGTGCTCCCCCACCTGGAGAAGACCCGATGA
- a CDS encoding ABC transporter ATP-binding protein translates to MIRLSEVSRTFDGRTGRVEALRGIDLDVGDGEFVAVLGRSGCGKSTLLRLIAGLIPVSSGTITVGGDPVTGPRQDIAMLFQRPALLPWRTVLDNVLLPVEIFGWKRADHRERARQLLEVAGLAGFEKRLPHELSGGMQQRVSLCRSLIGNPRVMLMDEPFSALDALTREELSGELQRVHMSSRATVVFVTHSIDEAVLLADRVVVLSPRPGRVRKIVEVAIPRPRTLGRNAHLAEVAQVSADLHELLMERDQPLGVGPEGR, encoded by the coding sequence ATGATCCGTCTGTCCGAGGTGTCCCGCACCTTCGACGGCCGTACCGGCCGAGTCGAAGCGCTGCGCGGCATCGACCTCGACGTGGGCGACGGCGAGTTCGTCGCCGTCCTCGGCCGCTCCGGGTGCGGCAAGTCCACCCTGCTGCGGTTGATCGCCGGGTTGATTCCGGTCAGCTCCGGCACGATCACCGTGGGTGGCGACCCGGTCACCGGTCCGCGCCAGGACATCGCCATGCTGTTCCAGCGACCGGCCCTGCTGCCGTGGCGGACCGTACTGGACAACGTGCTGCTGCCGGTGGAGATCTTCGGCTGGAAGCGCGCCGACCACCGGGAGCGGGCCCGGCAACTGCTGGAGGTCGCCGGCCTGGCCGGGTTCGAGAAGCGACTGCCGCACGAACTCTCCGGCGGTATGCAGCAGCGGGTGTCGCTGTGCCGGTCGCTGATCGGCAACCCCCGGGTGATGCTGATGGACGAGCCCTTCTCCGCCCTGGACGCGCTCACCCGCGAGGAACTGTCCGGGGAACTCCAGCGGGTGCACATGAGCAGCCGGGCCACGGTCGTCTTCGTCACCCACTCCATCGACGAGGCCGTCCTGCTGGCCGACCGGGTGGTCGTGCTCAGCCCGCGCCCCGGCCGGGTACGCAAGATCGTCGAGGTGGCCATCCCCCGACCCCGCACCCTGGGCCGCAACGCCCACCTGGCGGAGGTCGCCCAGGTCAGCGCCGACCTGCACGAGCTGCTGATGGAACGCGACCAGCCGCTGGGTGTCGGTCCGGAAGGACGATGA
- a CDS encoding ABC transporter substrate-binding protein, producing MKRLTRTVAAATMATALALVAACSGSDEADDTNGGGAALEQVTYLTSFGNFGRDAYAWVAKEKGYFKEAGFEVEIKPGQGTGSIIQTVVGGQAHFGPIDLTGGLLQLGNGEAKDFVAVAAIQQRTMAAIATVEGTGINTPKDLEGKKLADTPGSVVRNLFPTYARMAGIDPTKVTWVNGEAQTLMVTLGSGSVDGIGQFVVGQPTIEAVTKKKAVLLPYSNVMQDLYGNVLITSKQIASEKPEMVKRFTAALLRGLEDALANPQEAAEILAKNVEAVNPVAAAAELQLMAGYVRSSNSGTALGTLDSGRVAKSIAILRGAGALKSDLTPEQVIDFNLAPKS from the coding sequence ATGAAAAGGCTGACCCGTACGGTCGCCGCGGCCACGATGGCCACCGCACTAGCCCTCGTCGCCGCGTGCAGCGGCTCGGACGAGGCCGACGACACCAACGGCGGTGGCGCCGCCCTGGAGCAGGTGACCTACCTGACCTCGTTCGGAAACTTCGGGCGTGACGCCTACGCCTGGGTGGCCAAGGAGAAGGGCTACTTCAAGGAGGCCGGCTTCGAGGTCGAGATCAAGCCTGGCCAGGGCACCGGCTCGATCATCCAGACGGTCGTCGGCGGGCAGGCGCACTTCGGCCCGATCGACCTGACCGGTGGCCTGCTGCAACTCGGCAACGGCGAGGCCAAGGACTTCGTCGCGGTCGCCGCGATCCAGCAGCGCACGATGGCGGCCATCGCCACCGTCGAGGGCACCGGCATCAACACCCCGAAGGACCTGGAGGGCAAGAAGCTCGCCGACACCCCCGGCTCCGTCGTACGCAACCTCTTCCCGACGTACGCCCGGATGGCCGGCATCGACCCCACCAAGGTCACCTGGGTCAACGGTGAGGCCCAGACCCTGATGGTCACCCTCGGCTCCGGCTCGGTCGACGGCATCGGTCAGTTCGTCGTCGGTCAGCCGACGATCGAGGCGGTGACCAAGAAGAAGGCCGTTCTGCTGCCGTACAGCAACGTGATGCAGGACCTCTACGGCAACGTGCTGATCACCTCGAAGCAGATCGCCAGCGAGAAGCCGGAGATGGTCAAGCGGTTCACTGCGGCGCTGCTCAGGGGCCTGGAGGACGCCCTAGCCAACCCGCAGGAGGCGGCCGAGATCCTGGCCAAGAACGTCGAGGCGGTCAACCCCGTCGCGGCTGCCGCCGAGCTTCAGCTGATGGCCGGCTACGTCCGCTCCAGCAACTCCGGCACCGCCCTGGGCACCCTGGACAGTGGCCGGGTGGCGAAGAGTATCGCCATCCTGCGCGGTGCGGGTGCGTTGAAGTCGGATCTGACCCCCGAGCAGGTCATCGACTTCAACCTGGCCCCCAAGAGCTGA
- a CDS encoding ABC transporter permease, with the protein MTDVRPRQTVGQTLPEPSSAVPRPRRWRAGDLRLATVAAVLPAVGLLIAFGVWWLAARLELIHPAALPPPGSVLSAFADRPQRLLEHTALTTQEILVGFALSAAAGVLIGLALAASRTVERMFTPLLVAVNAVPKITLGPLLVVALGWGQKPILTMVFLLCFFPIVLSTATGLTTTPADLAELIRSYNASRWQAFRKIRFPAALPQIFVGLKVAMPLAAIGAVIGEFQAGEGGLGYVIQQYAGIGDTATAWAAIILIALVSILLYTALVVIERFSLPWVRETTSSR; encoded by the coding sequence ATGACCGACGTCCGTCCGCGGCAGACGGTGGGGCAGACACTGCCCGAGCCGTCCTCTGCCGTACCGCGTCCCCGGCGCTGGCGCGCTGGTGACCTGCGGCTCGCCACCGTGGCGGCGGTGTTACCGGCCGTTGGGCTGTTGATCGCGTTCGGGGTCTGGTGGCTGGCCGCTCGGCTGGAGTTGATCCACCCGGCCGCCCTGCCGCCGCCGGGTTCGGTGCTGTCCGCGTTCGCCGACCGGCCGCAACGGCTGCTGGAGCACACCGCGCTCACCACCCAGGAGATCCTGGTCGGCTTCGCGCTCTCCGCCGCGGCGGGAGTGCTGATCGGCCTGGCCTTGGCCGCCTCGCGGACGGTCGAGCGGATGTTCACCCCACTGCTGGTGGCCGTCAACGCGGTACCGAAGATCACCCTCGGCCCGCTGCTGGTGGTGGCGCTCGGTTGGGGTCAGAAGCCCATCCTGACCATGGTCTTCCTGCTCTGCTTCTTCCCGATCGTGCTGTCCACCGCTACCGGGCTGACGACCACCCCGGCCGACCTGGCCGAGCTGATCCGCTCCTACAACGCCTCCCGCTGGCAGGCGTTCCGGAAGATCCGCTTCCCGGCCGCCCTGCCGCAGATCTTCGTGGGCCTGAAGGTGGCCATGCCGTTGGCCGCGATCGGCGCGGTGATCGGCGAGTTCCAGGCCGGCGAGGGTGGTCTGGGCTATGTGATCCAGCAGTACGCCGGCATCGGCGACACCGCCACCGCCTGGGCGGCGATCATCCTGATCGCCCTGGTCAGCATCCTGCTCTACACCGCCCTGGTGGTCATCGAGCGCTTCAGCCTGCCCTGGGTCCGAGAAACCACCTCCAGCCGCTGA